In Providencia rettgeri, the following proteins share a genomic window:
- a CDS encoding DUF4400 domain-containing protein, with translation MSKHKSVWLLCLALMLEIIAIGVLVPGDWTGRVISKEKQMIQNQLGAQTSNWIGQTSHRWYQSWIVDTQMEQSVRDFLIPTEEQRLRSKGMENMGGFWFVWVEDRIQAFFDVLYQVFTRFALLMVWLPFALILMLPALWDGLMTWKIKKTTFDFSSPIIHRYSMIILGSGVILLFMGLFAPLAIPPVVLPSMIIGLALMAGLALSHLQKKI, from the coding sequence ATGAGCAAGCATAAGTCGGTTTGGCTACTTTGTCTGGCGCTGATGCTGGAGATTATTGCCATTGGCGTATTAGTGCCCGGTGATTGGACTGGCCGGGTCATTAGTAAAGAAAAGCAGATGATCCAAAATCAATTGGGCGCTCAAACAAGCAATTGGATTGGTCAAACTAGCCATCGCTGGTATCAGTCATGGATTGTGGATACGCAGATGGAGCAATCTGTGCGAGATTTTCTAATCCCCACTGAAGAACAGCGACTTCGTTCTAAAGGGATGGAGAACATGGGAGGCTTTTGGTTTGTCTGGGTGGAAGACCGTATTCAGGCATTTTTTGATGTGCTGTATCAAGTGTTCACTCGATTTGCTTTGCTGATGGTCTGGTTGCCCTTTGCGCTTATTCTCATGTTACCGGCGCTTTGGGACGGCTTGATGACCTGGAAGATTAAGAAGACAACCTTTGATTTTTCGAGCCCAATCATTCATCGCTACAGCATGATTATCCTGGGCTCAGGTGTCATTTTGCTGTTTATGGGATTGTTCGCCCCGCTGGCTATTCCACCGGTGGTACTACCGTCGATGATCATCGGCTTGGCGTTGATGGCGGGGTTGGCGTTAAGCCACTTGCAGAAGAAGATATGA
- a CDS encoding helix-turn-helix domain-containing protein → MSLQKLKQRALANAEVKNEYDKLESEFSFIDQLLTMRTKAGLTQEQVAERMHTQKSNVSRLEKGNANPSWSTLLKYAHACGFELTLKPQKMS, encoded by the coding sequence ATGAGTCTGCAAAAACTGAAACAACGTGCTTTAGCCAATGCTGAAGTTAAAAATGAGTACGATAAGCTTGAGAGTGAGTTCAGCTTTATTGACCAATTGCTTACCATGAGAACAAAGGCAGGACTTACTCAAGAGCAGGTTGCTGAAAGAATGCATACCCAAAAAAGTAATGTCAGTCGTTTAGAAAAAGGTAATGCCAATCCAAGTTGGTCAACTCTTCTAAAGTATGCTCACGCATGTGGCTTTGAACTAACACTCAAGCCACAAAAAATGAGTTAA